Proteins from one Patagioenas fasciata isolate bPatFas1 chromosome 6, bPatFas1.hap1, whole genome shotgun sequence genomic window:
- the BTBD8 gene encoding BTB/POZ domain-containing protein 8 isoform X2: MMKKVLEPKLIQENNITALQNTQTNVNCLEDGKRTPVDQNTPSGATQREAACSSCIEEKIPDVVVDAESNKATAGNSKLEAASVLGEDLMMLYKKRCCPDINICIEGKDFQAHRAILCARSSYFAAMLSGSWAESSQEHITLQGISHAEMSVILHFIYGGILDFPDKVDVGRMLGIADMYGLDGLKEVAIYILKRDYCNFFQKPVPGKQQPVLECMAIAHSLGAENLYAACMKWVVKYFTKCLSERSFASLPAELQNNCLVMLINSLNHKNAAFLLMESDRLINSLPQVKWTEAAVALASRLQEECVTFIVANFLDVVQSEGFSVLLQAQAMSSKPDLLELIFNAIEKSINNENSCFLLVAVDTLLESTNVKETGFTCKIQALRDKLWVFLVQSFYAVRHTESWKLMRPDHQQKIQAAAFDKGDDRRLGKKPVFTSSQLNKSLPESAGTRNTSWTEHSKKDCWGDSSTNQDKMKSDGLGASGHTSSTNRNTVNTASKHEDVKGKDGKKVVSKITKDSKPGEKAASPKAKAVIKTKIESNGNVKAESTLTKQDTEKTSSASGQKNSGSAKGLKNHEGKTAGARPKVLTVTSSVQIKTKPLKKTTEKESPSVATVAGTSSKSANSSPDIQTASEQTEEPKEDKLVEEGKKQTVKTKSTVKTPNGITNKKKKTDLEASITTSSLTKKSTGKGFNEQNAQAVLKKKGNVSSNSAAQQKAQNTPTNSPKSQGPQGESPNSLKSGMSPKHNEEKNVLQHLVQPTLPEKHPSAKKKSVKQSQTSIAKATAKITPKTLAPSKHAEVMNNKDPKPKTAGQSVLKSQSSAQKHSRSESPVVQKNVYTSEHRSSGQKLEKHTTSQLHDNNECHSAKQSESSKSVMESSSKDELLVSCQPNKQKLPAPSENVEYKIQSESSPLITEETTSKPHVSLQNEMEARQTCGDETGIKQTGDSEKGDNTAEFHCHAQSSSDGFSGFSKETNQKASASTALVKQSEAAKVCTEQSDKINSETGLNYGENALPSFSRMITNKEEETSPPQIHPEGFLMADELCDTSALTEYKSVIADLDDVSECSTEQITEKYSPSYTEPIDPTETPENHENAEIPFVDHWSTGALDPKESPESDTGSATTSSDDIKPRSEDYDAGGSQDDEGSNERGISKCSTMLCHDFLGRSSSDTSTPEELKIYDSSLRIEVKMKKEGSDLFRVNSTSDDEIPRKRPEIWSHQERVRANTRESKSSTFGKAQFTQEADQVSSSADETEDDRSEAENVAANFPLSNVPPQQFQGIDNLAFEDATENDTASQEFSKTKNFKRSVLLSVDECEELGSDDRVETHTSHQHSIDSLTPSEVFESVSQEHHGKTFYSRYSLEIEDGFQDCKQHKDRDNRSDKNESSLLHLHGTEITGKENQGASVTEQNCPEKVHSAASLSPGEKQKVTTKNEVAAEFHQCNKYSDNDARSQERPCHLDLHQREANSDVQKSSSAKSVEASKNQTLTQEGQVRDSQPATTECANTDVLPGDIDDYDTMAQTCMYEHRPSKTLSPIYEMDVGEAIEQRMDSETAVLDVDFEDQQFAEQDWTLLRQLLSEQDSNIGFKNSVPEDLNLAQCLINQTLFLARDGSNPQGTSQVDTFSRWTELMSPLDDSSASITVASFSSEDCSSPQGEWTILELETHH; this comes from the exons caTAAGCCATGCAGAAATGAGTGTCATCTTGCATTTTATATATGGAGGCATTCTGGACTTTCCGGACAAAGTTGATGTTGG TCGCATGTTGGGCATTGCAGATATGTATGGGCTAGATGGGCTGAAAGAAGTGGCTATCTACATTTTGAAAAGAGATTACTGCAATTTTTTCCAAAAG CCTGTTCCTGGAAAGCAGCAACCTGTGCTAGAATGCATGGCTATTGCGCATTCATTGGGAGCGGAAAACCTATACGCTGCTTGCATGaa ATGGGtggtaaaatattttacaaaatgcTTGTCAGAGAGAAGCTTTGCCAGTTTACCTGCTGAACTTCAGAACAACTGTCTTGTTATGTTGATTAACTCTTTG aaccACAAGAATGCTGCTTTCCTTTTAATGGAGAGTGACCGGCTGATCAATAGTTTGCCCCAAGTGAAATGGACGGAGGCAGCTGTGGCCTTGGCATCGAGGCTGCAAGAAGAATGCGTAACATTTATTGTGGCAAACTTCCTAGACGTAGTACAAAGCGAAGGCTTCTCTGTTTTGTTGCAG GCACAGGCGATGAGCAGCAAACCTGACCTTCTAGAACTAATTTTTAATGCAATTGAAAAAAGTATTAATAATGAAAATAGCTGCTTTCTTCTTGTAGCTGTGGATACGTTGTTGGAGTCCACAAATGTGAAGGAGACG GGTTTTACGTGCAAGATCCAGGCTCTGCGTGATAAGCTCTGGGTCTTCCTGGTTCAGTCTTTTTATGCTGTTCGTCACACAGAAAGCTGGAAGCTGATGAGGCCAGACCATCAACAGAAAATACAAGCAG CTGCATTTGACAAGGGTGATGACCGAAGACTTGGCAAAAAACCTGTATTCACTAGTTCTCAG ctaaaCAAATCTCTTCCTGAATCTGCTGGGACACGGAATACTTCCTGGACAGAACACAGCAAGAAAGATTGCTGGGGAGATTCTTCCACTAATCAGGATAAAATGAAATCTGATGGATTAGGAGCATCTGGACATACATCAAGCACCAACAGAAACACTGTTAATACGGCTTCAAAGCATGAGGATGTGAAGGGAAAAGATGGCAAAAAAGTAGTTTCCAAGATTACTAAGGATTCAAAACCTGGGGAAAAAGCTGCTTCACCAAAGGCTAAAGCtgttataaaaacaaaaatagaaagtaATGGAAATGTGAAGGCTGAAAGCACGCTTACCAAGCAAGATACAGAAAAGACATCATCTGCAAGTGGACAGAAAAATTCAGGAAGTGCCAAAGGACTAAAGAACCATGAAGGAAAAACTGCAGGTGCCAGACCTAAAGTGCTGACAGTAACCTCAAGCGTGCagatcaaaacaaaaccattgaAAAAAACCACAGAGAAGGAATCTCCCTCCGTAGCAACTGTGGCAGGAACTTCCAGCAAGTCAGCAAACTCAAGCCCAGATATCCAGACTGCCAGTGAACAGACAGAGGAACCCAAAGAGGATAAATTggtagaggaagggaaaaaacagacgg TGAAAACAAAGTCAACTGTAAAGACACCAAATGGaatcaccaacaaaaaaaaaaagactgacctTGAGGCTAGTATCACAACAAGCAG TCTGACAAAAAAGTCAACTGGAAAAGGGTTTAATGAACAAAATGCACAAGCTGTTCTAAAGAAAAAAGGGAATGTGAGTAGCAATTCTGCAGCACAGCAGAAGGCTCAAAACACACCTACCAATTCTCCCAAGAGCCAAG GACCTCAGGGGGAATCACCAAATTCACTGAAATCAGGAATGTCTCCAAAACATAacgaagaaaaaaatgtgttacaACATCTGGTTCAGCCAACACTCCCAGAAAAACATCCTTCAGCCAAGAAGAAGAGTGTTAAGCAGTCACAAACATCTATAGCAAAAGCCACTGCAAAAATAACACCTAAAACTCTGGCTCCGTCAAAGCATGCTGAAGTTATGAATAATAAAGACCCCAAACCAAAAACAGCTGGGCAATCTGTATTAAAGTCTCAGTCCTCTGCCCAAAAACATTCAAGGAGTGAATCTCCTGTTGTCCAAAAGAATGTGTACACCTCTGAGCATAGAAGCTCAGGACAGAAACTTGAAAAACACACGACAAGTCAGCTTCATGACAATAATGAATGCCATTCTGCAAAACAAAGTGAGTCTTCAAAATCCGTGATGGAAAGTAGCAGCAAAGATGAACTGTTGGTGTCCTGTCAACCCAATAAACAAAAATTACCAGCCCCTTCTGAAAATGTGGAATACAAAATACAGTCTGAATCTTCTCCTCTAATTACAGAAGAAACTACTTCTAAACCGCACGTTTCACTGCAAAATGAAATGGAAGCGAGACAAACATGTGGAGATGAGACTGGAATTAAACAGACTGGAGATTCAGAGAAAGGTGATAATACAGCTGAATTTCACTGTCATGCACAGTCTTCCAGTGATGGATTCTCAGGTTTTTCCAAGGAAACCAATCAAAAGGCTTCTGCTTCAACAGCACTGGTGAAACAATCAGAAGCAGCAAAAGTCTGTACTGAACAAAGTGATAAAATAAACTCTGAAACAGGTCTTAACTATGGTGAAAATGCTTTACCAAGCTTTTCCAGAATGATAACCAACAAAGAGGAGGAGACATCACCTCCTCAGATTCATCCAGAGGGATTTCTTATGGCTGACGAGCTGTGTGATACATCAGCCCTGACTGAATACAAATCAGTTATAGCAGATTTAGATGATGTTTCAGAATGTTCCACAgaacaaataacagaaaaatattcaCCTAGTTACACAGAGCCTATAGATCCTACAGAAACACCAGAAAACCATGAAAATGCAGAAATTCCCTTTGTGGACCACTGGAGTACTGGTGCACTAGATCCAAAAGAGAGTCCTGAATCAGATACTGGCAGTGCAACCACATCCTCTGATGATATAAAACCAAGATCAGAAGATTACGATGCTGGAGGCTCTCAGGATGATGAAGGATCCAATGAAAGGGGGATTTCCAAATGCAGCACTATGTTATGCCATGATTTTCTTGGAAGAAGCAGCAGTGACACAAGTACACCTGAGGAATTAAAAATTTATGACAGCAGCCTAAGAATAgaagtgaaaatgaaaaaagaggGTTCTGATCTTTTCCGTGTTAATTCAACAAGTGATGATGAAATACCAAGAAAAAGACCTGAAATTTGGTCCCATCAAGAAAGGGTAAGGGCCAATACTAGAGAGAGCAAAAGTTCTACTTTTGGTAAGGCACAGTTTACTCAGGAAGCAGACCAAGTGTCGTCTTCTGCTGATGAAACAGAAGATGACAGATCTGAAGCAGAGAATGTTGCAGCAAACTTTCCTCTATCAAATGTTCCTCCTCAACAGTTCCAAGGAATTGATAATTTAGCTTTTGAAGATGCAACAGAAAATGATACTGCAAGTCAAGAGTTTTCCAAAACTAAAAATTTCAAACGGTCTGTTTTACTTTCAGTAGATGAATGTGAAGAATTGGGATCTGATGATAGAGTGGAAACTCACACTTCACATCAGCATTCCATAGATTCTCTTACTCCTTCAGAAGTATTTGAGAGTGTTTCTCAAGAGCACCATGGAAAGACCTTTTATTCAAGATATTCACTGGAAATTGAAGATGGATTCCAGGATTGCAAACAGCATAAGGATAGAGACAATAGAtcagataaaaatgaaagttcTCTCCTACATCTTCATGGCACAGAAATCACAGGGAAGGAGAATCAAGGTGCTTCAGTGACTGAACAAAACTGCCCAGAGAAAGTACACTCAGCAGCTAGTCTGTctccaggagaaaaacaaaaagtaactACGAAGAATGAGGTGGCTGCTGAATTCCACCAGTGCAATAAATACTCAGACAATGATGCAAGATCTCAAGAAAGACCATGTCATTTGGATCTTCATCAGAGAGAGGCTAATTCTGACGTACAAAAGAGCAGCTCTGCAAAATCTGTAGAAGCCAGTAAGAATCAGACCCTGACTCAGGAAGGTCAAGTGAGAGACAGTCAACCAGCAACTACTGAATGCGCTAATACTGATGTACTTCCAG GAGACATAGATGATTATGACACAATGGCACAAACCTGCATGTATGAGCATCGGCCTTCAAAAACCCTTTCTCCAATATATGAGATGGATGTTGGAGAAGCAATTGAGCAGAGGATGGATTCAGAAACAGCAGTTCTAGATGTGGATTTTGAAGATCAGCAGTTTGCAGAACAGGACTGGACTCTTCTCAGGCAACTGTTATCTGAGCAAGACTCAAACATAGGTTTCAAAAACTCTGTTCCTGAAGACCTTAACTTAGCACAATGTCTTATCAATCAGACACTGTTTCTGGCACGAGATGGTTCAAATCCTCAGGGTACATCACAAGTCGACACATTCAGCAGGTGGACTGAACTCATGTCTCCGCTTGATGATTCTTCAGCAAGCATTACAGTGGCAAGCTTTTCATCTGAAGACTGTTCGTCCCCCCAAGGGGAATGGACAATTCTTGAACTGGAAACTCATCATTAA
- the BTBD8 gene encoding BTB/POZ domain-containing protein 8 isoform X3 — protein sequence MLSGSWAESSQEHITLQGISHAEMSVILHFIYGGILDFPDKVDVGRMLGIADMYGLDGLKEVAIYILKRDYCNFFQKPVPGKQQPVLECMAIAHSLGAENLYAACMKWVVKYFTKCLSERSFASLPAELQNNCLVMLINSLNHKNAAFLLMESDRLINSLPQVKWTEAAVALASRLQEECVTFIVANFLDVVQSEGFSVLLQAQAMSSKPDLLELIFNAIEKSINNENSCFLLVAVDTLLESTNVKETGFTCKIQALRDKLWVFLVQSFYAVRHTESWKLMRPDHQQKIQAAAFDKGDDRRLGKKPVFTSSQLNKSLPESAGTRNTSWTEHSKKDCWGDSSTNQDKMKSDGLGASGHTSSTNRNTVNTASKHEDVKGKDGKKVVSKITKDSKPGEKAASPKAKAVIKTKIESNGNVKAESTLTKQDTEKTSSASGQKNSGSAKGLKNHEGKTAGARPKVLTVTSSVQIKTKPLKKTTEKESPSVATVAGTSSKSANSSPDIQTASEQTEEPKEDKLVEEGKKQTVKTKSTVKTPNGITNKKKKTDLEASITTSSLTKKSTGKGFNEQNAQAVLKKKGNVSSNSAAQQKAQNTPTNSPKSQGPQGESPNSLKSGMSPKHNEEKNVLQHLVQPTLPEKHPSAKKKSVKQSQTSIAKATAKITPKTLAPSKHAEVMNNKDPKPKTAGQSVLKSQSSAQKHSRSESPVVQKNVYTSEHRSSGQKLEKHTTSQLHDNNECHSAKQSESSKSVMESSSKDELLVSCQPNKQKLPAPSENVEYKIQSESSPLITEETTSKPHVSLQNEMEARQTCGDETGIKQTGDSEKGDNTAEFHCHAQSSSDGFSGFSKETNQKASASTALVKQSEAAKVCTEQSDKINSETGLNYGENALPSFSRMITNKEEETSPPQIHPEGFLMADELCDTSALTEYKSVIADLDDVSECSTEQITEKYSPSYTEPIDPTETPENHENAEIPFVDHWSTGALDPKESPESDTGSATTSSDDIKPRSEDYDAGGSQDDEGSNERGISKCSTMLCHDFLGRSSSDTSTPEELKIYDSSLRIEVKMKKEGSDLFRVNSTSDDEIPRKRPEIWSHQERVRANTRESKSSTFGKAQFTQEADQVSSSADETEDDRSEAENVAANFPLSNVPPQQFQGIDNLAFEDATENDTASQEFSKTKNFKRSVLLSVDECEELGSDDRVETHTSHQHSIDSLTPSEVFESVSQEHHGKTFYSRYSLEIEDGFQDCKQHKDRDNRSDKNESSLLHLHGTEITGKENQGASVTEQNCPEKVHSAASLSPGEKQKVTTKNEVAAEFHQCNKYSDNDARSQERPCHLDLHQREANSDVQKSSSAKSVEASKNQTLTQEGQVRDSQPATTECANTDVLPGDIDDYDTMAQTCMYEHRPSKTLSPIYEMDVGEAIEQRMDSETAVLDVDFEDQQFAEQDWTLLRQLLSEQDSNIGFKNSVPEDLNLAQCLINQTLFLARDGSNPQGTSQVDTFSRWTELMSPLDDSSASITVASFSSEDCSSPQGEWTILELETHH from the exons caTAAGCCATGCAGAAATGAGTGTCATCTTGCATTTTATATATGGAGGCATTCTGGACTTTCCGGACAAAGTTGATGTTGG TCGCATGTTGGGCATTGCAGATATGTATGGGCTAGATGGGCTGAAAGAAGTGGCTATCTACATTTTGAAAAGAGATTACTGCAATTTTTTCCAAAAG CCTGTTCCTGGAAAGCAGCAACCTGTGCTAGAATGCATGGCTATTGCGCATTCATTGGGAGCGGAAAACCTATACGCTGCTTGCATGaa ATGGGtggtaaaatattttacaaaatgcTTGTCAGAGAGAAGCTTTGCCAGTTTACCTGCTGAACTTCAGAACAACTGTCTTGTTATGTTGATTAACTCTTTG aaccACAAGAATGCTGCTTTCCTTTTAATGGAGAGTGACCGGCTGATCAATAGTTTGCCCCAAGTGAAATGGACGGAGGCAGCTGTGGCCTTGGCATCGAGGCTGCAAGAAGAATGCGTAACATTTATTGTGGCAAACTTCCTAGACGTAGTACAAAGCGAAGGCTTCTCTGTTTTGTTGCAG GCACAGGCGATGAGCAGCAAACCTGACCTTCTAGAACTAATTTTTAATGCAATTGAAAAAAGTATTAATAATGAAAATAGCTGCTTTCTTCTTGTAGCTGTGGATACGTTGTTGGAGTCCACAAATGTGAAGGAGACG GGTTTTACGTGCAAGATCCAGGCTCTGCGTGATAAGCTCTGGGTCTTCCTGGTTCAGTCTTTTTATGCTGTTCGTCACACAGAAAGCTGGAAGCTGATGAGGCCAGACCATCAACAGAAAATACAAGCAG CTGCATTTGACAAGGGTGATGACCGAAGACTTGGCAAAAAACCTGTATTCACTAGTTCTCAG ctaaaCAAATCTCTTCCTGAATCTGCTGGGACACGGAATACTTCCTGGACAGAACACAGCAAGAAAGATTGCTGGGGAGATTCTTCCACTAATCAGGATAAAATGAAATCTGATGGATTAGGAGCATCTGGACATACATCAAGCACCAACAGAAACACTGTTAATACGGCTTCAAAGCATGAGGATGTGAAGGGAAAAGATGGCAAAAAAGTAGTTTCCAAGATTACTAAGGATTCAAAACCTGGGGAAAAAGCTGCTTCACCAAAGGCTAAAGCtgttataaaaacaaaaatagaaagtaATGGAAATGTGAAGGCTGAAAGCACGCTTACCAAGCAAGATACAGAAAAGACATCATCTGCAAGTGGACAGAAAAATTCAGGAAGTGCCAAAGGACTAAAGAACCATGAAGGAAAAACTGCAGGTGCCAGACCTAAAGTGCTGACAGTAACCTCAAGCGTGCagatcaaaacaaaaccattgaAAAAAACCACAGAGAAGGAATCTCCCTCCGTAGCAACTGTGGCAGGAACTTCCAGCAAGTCAGCAAACTCAAGCCCAGATATCCAGACTGCCAGTGAACAGACAGAGGAACCCAAAGAGGATAAATTggtagaggaagggaaaaaacagacgg TGAAAACAAAGTCAACTGTAAAGACACCAAATGGaatcaccaacaaaaaaaaaaagactgacctTGAGGCTAGTATCACAACAAGCAG TCTGACAAAAAAGTCAACTGGAAAAGGGTTTAATGAACAAAATGCACAAGCTGTTCTAAAGAAAAAAGGGAATGTGAGTAGCAATTCTGCAGCACAGCAGAAGGCTCAAAACACACCTACCAATTCTCCCAAGAGCCAAG GACCTCAGGGGGAATCACCAAATTCACTGAAATCAGGAATGTCTCCAAAACATAacgaagaaaaaaatgtgttacaACATCTGGTTCAGCCAACACTCCCAGAAAAACATCCTTCAGCCAAGAAGAAGAGTGTTAAGCAGTCACAAACATCTATAGCAAAAGCCACTGCAAAAATAACACCTAAAACTCTGGCTCCGTCAAAGCATGCTGAAGTTATGAATAATAAAGACCCCAAACCAAAAACAGCTGGGCAATCTGTATTAAAGTCTCAGTCCTCTGCCCAAAAACATTCAAGGAGTGAATCTCCTGTTGTCCAAAAGAATGTGTACACCTCTGAGCATAGAAGCTCAGGACAGAAACTTGAAAAACACACGACAAGTCAGCTTCATGACAATAATGAATGCCATTCTGCAAAACAAAGTGAGTCTTCAAAATCCGTGATGGAAAGTAGCAGCAAAGATGAACTGTTGGTGTCCTGTCAACCCAATAAACAAAAATTACCAGCCCCTTCTGAAAATGTGGAATACAAAATACAGTCTGAATCTTCTCCTCTAATTACAGAAGAAACTACTTCTAAACCGCACGTTTCACTGCAAAATGAAATGGAAGCGAGACAAACATGTGGAGATGAGACTGGAATTAAACAGACTGGAGATTCAGAGAAAGGTGATAATACAGCTGAATTTCACTGTCATGCACAGTCTTCCAGTGATGGATTCTCAGGTTTTTCCAAGGAAACCAATCAAAAGGCTTCTGCTTCAACAGCACTGGTGAAACAATCAGAAGCAGCAAAAGTCTGTACTGAACAAAGTGATAAAATAAACTCTGAAACAGGTCTTAACTATGGTGAAAATGCTTTACCAAGCTTTTCCAGAATGATAACCAACAAAGAGGAGGAGACATCACCTCCTCAGATTCATCCAGAGGGATTTCTTATGGCTGACGAGCTGTGTGATACATCAGCCCTGACTGAATACAAATCAGTTATAGCAGATTTAGATGATGTTTCAGAATGTTCCACAgaacaaataacagaaaaatattcaCCTAGTTACACAGAGCCTATAGATCCTACAGAAACACCAGAAAACCATGAAAATGCAGAAATTCCCTTTGTGGACCACTGGAGTACTGGTGCACTAGATCCAAAAGAGAGTCCTGAATCAGATACTGGCAGTGCAACCACATCCTCTGATGATATAAAACCAAGATCAGAAGATTACGATGCTGGAGGCTCTCAGGATGATGAAGGATCCAATGAAAGGGGGATTTCCAAATGCAGCACTATGTTATGCCATGATTTTCTTGGAAGAAGCAGCAGTGACACAAGTACACCTGAGGAATTAAAAATTTATGACAGCAGCCTAAGAATAgaagtgaaaatgaaaaaagaggGTTCTGATCTTTTCCGTGTTAATTCAACAAGTGATGATGAAATACCAAGAAAAAGACCTGAAATTTGGTCCCATCAAGAAAGGGTAAGGGCCAATACTAGAGAGAGCAAAAGTTCTACTTTTGGTAAGGCACAGTTTACTCAGGAAGCAGACCAAGTGTCGTCTTCTGCTGATGAAACAGAAGATGACAGATCTGAAGCAGAGAATGTTGCAGCAAACTTTCCTCTATCAAATGTTCCTCCTCAACAGTTCCAAGGAATTGATAATTTAGCTTTTGAAGATGCAACAGAAAATGATACTGCAAGTCAAGAGTTTTCCAAAACTAAAAATTTCAAACGGTCTGTTTTACTTTCAGTAGATGAATGTGAAGAATTGGGATCTGATGATAGAGTGGAAACTCACACTTCACATCAGCATTCCATAGATTCTCTTACTCCTTCAGAAGTATTTGAGAGTGTTTCTCAAGAGCACCATGGAAAGACCTTTTATTCAAGATATTCACTGGAAATTGAAGATGGATTCCAGGATTGCAAACAGCATAAGGATAGAGACAATAGAtcagataaaaatgaaagttcTCTCCTACATCTTCATGGCACAGAAATCACAGGGAAGGAGAATCAAGGTGCTTCAGTGACTGAACAAAACTGCCCAGAGAAAGTACACTCAGCAGCTAGTCTGTctccaggagaaaaacaaaaagtaactACGAAGAATGAGGTGGCTGCTGAATTCCACCAGTGCAATAAATACTCAGACAATGATGCAAGATCTCAAGAAAGACCATGTCATTTGGATCTTCATCAGAGAGAGGCTAATTCTGACGTACAAAAGAGCAGCTCTGCAAAATCTGTAGAAGCCAGTAAGAATCAGACCCTGACTCAGGAAGGTCAAGTGAGAGACAGTCAACCAGCAACTACTGAATGCGCTAATACTGATGTACTTCCAG GAGACATAGATGATTATGACACAATGGCACAAACCTGCATGTATGAGCATCGGCCTTCAAAAACCCTTTCTCCAATATATGAGATGGATGTTGGAGAAGCAATTGAGCAGAGGATGGATTCAGAAACAGCAGTTCTAGATGTGGATTTTGAAGATCAGCAGTTTGCAGAACAGGACTGGACTCTTCTCAGGCAACTGTTATCTGAGCAAGACTCAAACATAGGTTTCAAAAACTCTGTTCCTGAAGACCTTAACTTAGCACAATGTCTTATCAATCAGACACTGTTTCTGGCACGAGATGGTTCAAATCCTCAGGGTACATCACAAGTCGACACATTCAGCAGGTGGACTGAACTCATGTCTCCGCTTGATGATTCTTCAGCAAGCATTACAGTGGCAAGCTTTTCATCTGAAGACTGTTCGTCCCCCCAAGGGGAATGGACAATTCTTGAACTGGAAACTCATCATTAA